The Kozakia baliensis genome includes a region encoding these proteins:
- a CDS encoding RNA methyltransferase, which produces MTGRDGGADIGPIGENSPVVILVRPQLAENVGTTARAMANGGLFHLRLVAPRDGWPQERAWYASSGAHRILDAATVHDSVDDAVADLHRVMATCPRPRHIVKTVMTARGAAAELRASANCGLRTGLLFGPERAGLDNEDMARADTLIRYPLNPDFMSLNLAQAVLIMAYEWWMACDETPPRELMTNETHVATKGELENFLGHLTRDLDECGFLRNEQKRPGMVRNLRHLFERGEVTEQELRTLHGVVTELSRGRKARQQ; this is translated from the coding sequence ATGACCGGGCGGGATGGCGGCGCCGATATCGGCCCGATTGGGGAGAACAGCCCCGTCGTTATTCTCGTGCGCCCGCAACTGGCGGAAAATGTCGGCACCACGGCCCGCGCCATGGCCAATGGCGGCCTGTTCCATCTGCGTCTCGTCGCGCCGCGCGACGGCTGGCCCCAGGAGCGCGCATGGTATGCCTCCTCCGGCGCGCACCGCATCCTGGACGCCGCCACGGTGCATGACAGCGTGGATGACGCCGTGGCCGACCTCCACCGCGTCATGGCAACCTGCCCGCGCCCGCGCCATATCGTTAAAACCGTCATGACCGCACGTGGGGCCGCCGCCGAACTCCGTGCGTCTGCCAATTGCGGGTTGCGCACCGGCCTGCTGTTCGGCCCCGAACGCGCCGGACTGGACAATGAGGACATGGCACGGGCGGACACGCTGATCCGCTATCCGTTAAACCCGGATTTCATGTCGCTCAATCTCGCCCAGGCCGTTCTGATCATGGCTTATGAATGGTGGATGGCGTGCGATGAAACGCCGCCGCGGGAACTCATGACGAACGAGACACATGTCGCGACGAAAGGCGAGTTGGAAAACTTCCTCGGCCATCTGACGCGCGACCTCGACGAGTGCGGTTTTTTGCGTAACGAGCAGAAACGCCCAGGCATGGTTCGCAATTTGCGGCATCTTTTTGAACGCGGCGAAGTTACCGAACAGGAACTTCGCACCCTTCACGGCGTCGTTACCGAACTTTCACGTGGCCGCAAAGCCCGCCAACAATAG
- a CDS encoding OmpA family protein, translating into MRLRTALLAMTSMAAAPTIAMASTITGPYVDLGGGYNLVQQQHAHFSPTTQADGSMGNGGTKSRFRHQDGFTGFGAFGWGFGNGLRAEVEGVYNYSNIVHRRPTYANGSTHGSDQSYGGFVNVLYDIDLAQFGIDVPVTPFVGVGAGYLWQHYNPITTSYNNGAVNRVGGTNGGFAYQGIVGAAYDVPGVPGLAFTTEYRMIGQTFTDGAYQSTSWNASGVHKGNVNFDHRFNHQFILGMRYAFDTAPPPPPPAPVVVPPAPTPARTYLVFFDWDKSNLTSRAREIVAQAAQASTHVQTTRIEVNGYADNSAAHPGPRGQKYNLGLSVRRAQSVKAELVRDGVPAAAIDVHGYGEEHPLVPTGPNTREPQNRRVEIILR; encoded by the coding sequence ATGCGTCTCCGCACGGCACTTCTGGCCATGACGTCGATGGCAGCTGCCCCGACTATCGCCATGGCGAGCACCATCACCGGCCCGTATGTCGATCTGGGCGGCGGTTACAATCTGGTTCAGCAGCAGCACGCTCACTTCTCCCCGACGACCCAGGCCGATGGCTCCATGGGCAACGGCGGCACGAAGTCCCGCTTCCGCCACCAGGACGGCTTCACGGGTTTCGGCGCTTTCGGCTGGGGCTTCGGCAACGGTCTGCGCGCTGAAGTGGAAGGCGTGTACAACTACTCGAACATTGTGCACCGCCGCCCGACCTACGCTAACGGCAGCACCCACGGTTCCGACCAGTCTTATGGCGGTTTCGTGAATGTGCTGTATGACATTGATCTGGCTCAGTTCGGCATTGACGTGCCGGTCACGCCGTTCGTCGGTGTCGGTGCCGGTTATCTCTGGCAGCATTACAACCCGATCACGACGTCCTACAACAACGGTGCGGTCAACCGCGTCGGTGGCACGAACGGCGGCTTCGCCTACCAAGGCATCGTCGGTGCGGCGTATGACGTTCCGGGCGTTCCGGGCCTCGCCTTCACGACCGAATACCGCATGATCGGCCAGACCTTCACTGACGGTGCTTACCAGTCCACGTCTTGGAACGCCTCGGGCGTTCACAAGGGTAACGTGAACTTCGATCACCGCTTCAACCACCAGTTCATCCTGGGCATGCGCTACGCGTTCGATACGGCTCCGCCGCCGCCGCCGCCGGCCCCGGTTGTTGTGCCGCCTGCTCCGACGCCGGCTCGTACCTACCTGGTGTTCTTCGATTGGGACAAGTCGAACCTGACTTCCCGCGCTCGCGAGATCGTCGCTCAGGCCGCTCAGGCGTCCACGCACGTTCAGACGACCCGCATCGAAGTCAACGGTTATGCTGATAACTCCGCTGCCCATCCGGGTCCGCGCGGTCAGAAGTACAACCTGGGTCTGTCCGTCCGTCGCGCTCAAAGCGTCAAGGCTGAGCTGGTCCGTGACGGCGTTCCGGCTGCTGCGATCGACGTTCATGGTTACGGTGAAGAGCACCCGCTGGTGCCGACGGGTCCCAACACCCGTGAGCCGCAGAACCGTCGCGTTGAGATCATCCTGCGATAA
- a CDS encoding LysM peptidoglycan-binding domain-containing protein, whose protein sequence is MGIFKFNRAAGRHLNDEAAIEAIKHAGHPVPKAPRENIIKRAFKQYGLSQLSMAHVVVHDNTITIKGHAETAAQRDHMILAAGNIAGIDTVNSEITVPPGTPAPNFHQVEAGETLADIAEKVDADVTADDLRKANKPVLENEGGIYPGQTIRIPEA, encoded by the coding sequence ATGGGTATTTTCAAATTCAATCGCGCCGCTGGCCGTCACTTGAACGACGAAGCGGCGATCGAAGCCATCAAGCACGCTGGCCATCCAGTTCCGAAAGCGCCGCGCGAGAACATCATCAAGCGTGCGTTCAAACAATATGGGCTGTCTCAGCTTTCCATGGCGCATGTTGTCGTGCACGACAACACCATCACTATTAAAGGCCATGCCGAAACGGCCGCGCAGCGCGATCATATGATCCTGGCAGCCGGTAATATCGCGGGCATCGATACGGTGAATTCCGAAATCACCGTTCCGCCCGGCACGCCAGCACCGAACTTCCATCAGGTCGAAGCAGGTGAAACCCTGGCCGACATCGCAGAAAAGGTCGATGCCGATGTCACGGCCGACGATCTGCGCAAAGCGAACAAGCCGGTGCTGGAAAACGAAGGCGGTATCTATCCCGGCCAGACGATCCGCATTCCCGAAGCGTGA
- a CDS encoding MATE family efflux transporter, with the protein MSSTIKKNGTLDGGWRAQIRALIRIATPLSLSQLSEMSMNVTDTVLLGGLGATALAVGGMSTNIFFCTFITFQAALGGASVLIARARGEAHAGGGETRDLSALITSGFVLALILCLPVLAILLPASSLLHLFGEPPEIVHLGSRFLHILLWALLPDLAIIGLLRIVLPALGSEHLLLWTMPGMAVMNGILNAALIHGWTGLPKLGLWGSAVATVITGWSIALLLLVLARRQQNLQSHLRLTRMDRAAFWEMLRLGLPMMGSTAAELLAFQMTGLQAGSFGPISGAAHQVALSVTSTAFMVSLALSQGANIRVAYWLGAGRPRDASRAATASLGLVLAWTSFSALVLLLFAHRIATFYIDPSSPGGAEVVLLATSLLKIAGVFQIVDGVQVVCAGALRGCDDTFVPMVLMIATYIPVAMGFGSWLAFHAGMGARGLWTGLASGLTLAAALLATRLFFTLRRQRRSA; encoded by the coding sequence ATGTCCTCCACGATCAAGAAAAACGGCACGCTTGACGGCGGATGGCGTGCACAGATTCGAGCGTTGATTCGGATCGCGACGCCACTCAGCCTTTCGCAGCTCAGCGAAATGTCGATGAACGTTACCGACACCGTTTTGCTCGGAGGGCTGGGCGCCACGGCTTTGGCGGTCGGCGGCATGTCCACCAACATTTTCTTCTGTACGTTCATTACATTTCAGGCAGCGCTGGGCGGGGCAAGCGTTCTGATCGCGCGGGCGCGCGGGGAGGCACATGCGGGAGGCGGCGAGACACGGGACCTTTCCGCGCTGATCACCTCCGGCTTCGTCCTGGCCTTGATTCTCTGTCTGCCGGTTCTGGCCATTCTGCTACCGGCGTCCAGCCTGTTGCATTTGTTCGGCGAACCGCCGGAAATCGTCCATCTCGGAAGCCGCTTCCTGCATATTCTTCTCTGGGCCTTGCTGCCGGATCTCGCGATTATCGGTCTGTTGCGGATCGTTCTCCCGGCGTTGGGGAGCGAACATCTTCTGCTTTGGACCATGCCCGGCATGGCGGTGATGAACGGCATCCTGAACGCCGCGCTCATTCATGGCTGGACCGGATTGCCGAAGCTGGGTTTGTGGGGTTCGGCGGTCGCCACGGTCATAACAGGCTGGAGCATTGCGCTTCTGTTGCTGGTCCTTGCGCGCCGTCAGCAAAATTTACAGTCTCATTTGCGCCTGACACGCATGGATCGTGCTGCTTTTTGGGAAATGCTACGTCTGGGCCTGCCGATGATGGGTTCTACGGCGGCGGAACTCCTCGCTTTTCAGATGACGGGACTTCAGGCTGGTTCGTTCGGGCCGATTTCCGGTGCGGCGCATCAGGTGGCGTTGAGCGTGACCAGTACGGCGTTCATGGTCAGTCTCGCACTGTCCCAAGGGGCCAATATCCGCGTGGCGTATTGGTTGGGAGCCGGCAGGCCACGAGATGCATCGCGCGCGGCGACAGCTTCCTTGGGGCTTGTTTTAGCGTGGACTTCGTTTAGCGCGCTGGTTTTGCTGCTTTTCGCCCATCGGATCGCCACGTTTTATATCGACCCGTCATCCCCCGGCGGCGCGGAAGTCGTTCTATTGGCGACGTCTTTGCTGAAGATCGCAGGCGTCTTTCAAATTGTCGATGGGGTGCAGGTCGTCTGCGCAGGCGCTTTACGGGGCTGCGATGACACTTTCGTGCCGATGGTTCTGATGATTGCCACCTACATTCCGGTCGCAATGGGGTTCGGGTCTTGGTTGGCTTTCCATGCGGGCATGGGCGCGCGAGGCTTGTGGACGGGGCTAGCTTCCGGCCTCACATTGGCGGCCGCTCTGCTGGCGACGCGGTTGTTCTTCACCCTGCGTCGCCAGCGAAGAAGCGCTTAG
- the aroB gene encoding 3-dehydroquinate synthase, whose amino-acid sequence MPYSSYPELEPSNPRFFEPTGIIVLVGLMGAGKTTIGRRVAARLGLPFVDADHEIERAAGCTIAEIFARHGEPAFRDGERRVIQRLLQGQPMVLATGGGAYLDSRTRKLIREHARSIWLRCPLPVLLRRLAGRTGRPLLAQGDLKTTLTALQAQRHPVYAEADLIVDCGDDSVENSAQRVLEALESYEHPVRVPVELDAHRYDVVIGPDLLARAGALLAPLLPQKRAVVITDVRVAALHLPKLLAALAETSIEAQVFTVPGGEESKSLAQYGALINDILAHGIERRTAVIGLGGGVIGDLSGFVAATVLRGVPFVQIPTTLLSQVDSSVGGKTGLNANTGKNLIGAFYQPLVVLADTSTLATLPKRERIAGYAEIVKAGLIADPELFAWCEAHGGDVLDGDPAAQIEAVRRACAFKARVVAADEREQAAQGGRALLNLGHSFAHALEACFGYDGRLLHGEAVSVGLHLAAALSVRLGYCPGSVLKRLDAHLRAHGMPAGLDWFPEPLSAETLIGHMARDKKVHDGRLAFVLLRDIGDSFTTRDVQMDVVRDFLVQEGCRY is encoded by the coding sequence ATGCCTTATTCGTCTTATCCAGAGCTCGAACCGAGTAATCCCCGCTTTTTCGAGCCGACAGGCATCATTGTCCTGGTCGGGCTGATGGGTGCTGGAAAAACGACGATCGGCCGAAGGGTCGCGGCGAGGCTCGGCTTGCCGTTCGTCGATGCGGATCATGAGATCGAACGAGCCGCCGGCTGCACGATCGCGGAGATATTCGCCCGGCATGGCGAGCCTGCCTTCCGCGACGGAGAACGCCGTGTCATTCAGCGCCTGCTGCAAGGCCAGCCTATGGTGCTGGCGACAGGCGGCGGCGCTTATCTCGATTCGCGCACGCGGAAACTCATTCGCGAACATGCACGCTCTATCTGGCTGCGTTGTCCGCTGCCGGTCCTGTTGCGTCGCTTAGCGGGCCGCACCGGTCGCCCCCTTCTGGCGCAGGGCGATCTTAAAACCACCCTTACGGCGCTTCAGGCACAGCGCCATCCTGTTTACGCGGAGGCGGATCTTATCGTGGATTGTGGTGATGATAGCGTTGAGAACAGCGCACAGCGCGTTCTGGAAGCCCTAGAGAGTTACGAGCATCCCGTAAGAGTTCCGGTCGAACTTGATGCGCACCGGTATGATGTCGTCATCGGCCCCGATCTGCTGGCCCGCGCCGGCGCGCTTCTGGCACCGCTCCTGCCGCAGAAACGCGCTGTCGTCATTACGGACGTGCGGGTGGCCGCCCTTCACCTCCCCAAATTGCTGGCGGCCCTCGCCGAAACGAGTATCGAGGCCCAGGTTTTCACGGTTCCTGGCGGTGAGGAATCGAAATCGCTCGCCCAATATGGCGCGCTCATCAACGACATTCTCGCCCATGGAATCGAACGCCGCACGGCGGTGATCGGTCTTGGCGGCGGTGTGATCGGCGATCTTTCCGGATTCGTGGCGGCCACCGTGCTGCGCGGCGTTCCATTCGTCCAGATTCCCACGACGCTTCTCTCGCAGGTCGATAGTTCCGTCGGTGGCAAAACGGGGTTGAACGCCAATACCGGCAAAAACCTCATCGGCGCGTTCTATCAGCCCCTCGTCGTGCTGGCGGACACCTCCACTCTGGCCACTTTGCCAAAACGCGAGCGCATCGCGGGGTATGCCGAGATCGTAAAGGCCGGATTGATCGCCGATCCTGAGCTTTTCGCCTGGTGCGAGGCACATGGAGGAGACGTTCTCGACGGCGATCCGGCGGCCCAAATCGAAGCCGTCCGACGCGCCTGCGCATTCAAGGCGCGGGTAGTAGCAGCAGATGAACGCGAACAGGCCGCGCAAGGCGGCCGCGCCCTTCTCAACCTTGGGCATTCCTTCGCCCATGCGTTGGAAGCATGTTTTGGATACGACGGACGCCTGCTTCATGGTGAGGCCGTCTCGGTCGGCCTGCATCTCGCCGCTGCGCTTTCGGTTCGACTCGGTTACTGCCCGGGAAGCGTTCTCAAGCGTCTGGACGCACATTTGCGGGCACATGGCATGCCTGCCGGATTGGATTGGTTCCCGGAGCCGCTAAGCGCCGAAACGCTGATTGGGCACATGGCGCGCGACAAAAAGGTCCATGATGGGCGGCTCGCCTTCGTGCTTCTGCGCGATATTGGCGACTCGTTTACGACGCGAGACGTGCAGATGGACGTTGTCCGTGACTTCTTGGTTCAGGAAGGTTGCCGCTACTGA
- the gloA2 gene encoding SMU1112c/YaeR family gloxylase I-like metalloprotein — protein MFDDIHHVAIIASDYQRSRHFYTEILGLKIIREVWRAQRQSWKCDLAVGDTQIELFSFPEPPARPTHPEAVGLRHLSFKVGSVLNAVERLTERGVECEAIRTDPYTGKQFTFFADPDGLPLEIYQT, from the coding sequence ATGTTCGACGACATTCATCACGTCGCCATCATCGCTTCGGATTATCAGCGCTCGCGCCACTTCTATACCGAAATTCTCGGTCTGAAGATCATTCGCGAAGTCTGGCGCGCGCAGCGTCAGTCCTGGAAGTGCGATCTTGCCGTCGGCGATACGCAGATCGAACTTTTCTCGTTTCCCGAACCGCCCGCCCGTCCGACGCATCCGGAAGCCGTCGGGTTGCGTCATTTGTCTTTCAAGGTTGGCAGCGTGCTCAACGCCGTGGAGCGCCTCACCGAGCGTGGCGTGGAATGCGAGGCCATCCGCACCGATCCTTACACGGGTAAGCAATTTACCTTTTTCGCCGACCCCGATGGGTTGCCGCTGGAAATTTATCAAACATGA
- a CDS encoding tyrosine recombinase, whose translation MTRTTSSRYIESFLEMLAAERNAAARTRHAYFSDLADFESHCRQRGVAGPDVLINADAACVQSYIAALSSSGMAARTSARRLSCLRQFYRFLAREAIRPDDPTEREISPKLPASLPKLLSEQEVKRLLEEGVRGHADERRNYVAQAALELLYTTGLRISELLSLPSVLPLNNAPMVTVRGKGGRERLVPISEKARQAALALRHYDRDLDSPYLFPGRDPAKPLTRQGFDKILHQAALNAGLDPERISPHVLRHSFASHLLAHGADLRALQMLLGHADIATTQIYTHVLSERLRQLVQAHHPLASESADC comes from the coding sequence ATGACGCGCACGACGTCTTCTCGCTACATCGAATCCTTTTTGGAAATGTTGGCGGCGGAGCGAAACGCCGCCGCACGCACACGCCACGCCTATTTTAGCGATCTGGCCGATTTCGAGTCTCATTGTCGGCAGCGGGGCGTGGCTGGCCCGGATGTCTTGATCAATGCCGATGCTGCCTGCGTGCAGTCCTACATCGCGGCGTTGAGTTCATCCGGCATGGCGGCTCGCACCAGCGCGCGGCGTTTATCCTGTCTGCGCCAGTTTTATCGTTTCCTGGCGCGGGAAGCGATTCGTCCGGACGATCCGACGGAACGCGAAATATCACCGAAATTGCCTGCCAGTTTGCCGAAGCTCTTATCCGAACAGGAAGTGAAGCGGCTTTTGGAAGAAGGCGTACGCGGGCATGCCGATGAGCGGCGCAATTATGTGGCGCAGGCAGCGTTGGAATTGCTGTATACGACCGGGTTGCGCATTTCGGAACTGCTTTCGCTCCCGAGCGTGCTGCCATTGAATAATGCGCCGATGGTGACCGTGCGCGGGAAGGGCGGGCGTGAACGCCTGGTGCCGATTTCGGAAAAAGCACGACAGGCGGCGCTGGCCTTACGACATTATGATCGCGATCTCGACAGTCCTTACCTTTTTCCAGGGCGTGATCCCGCGAAACCTCTGACACGCCAGGGTTTCGATAAAATTCTTCATCAAGCGGCGCTCAATGCCGGCCTCGATCCCGAACGCATTTCGCCGCATGTTTTAAGGCATTCATTTGCGAGCCATCTTCTAGCGCATGGCGCGGATTTGCGCGCGTTGCAGATGCTTCTCGGCCATGCGGACATCGCGACAACGCAGATTTACACGCATGTATTGAGCGAACGGCTGCGCCAACTCGTTCAGGCGCATCATCCCCTCGCAAGCGAATCGGCGGATTGTTGA
- the rpsD gene encoding 30S ribosomal protein S4 has protein sequence MSKRQESKYKINRRLGVNLWGRAKSPVNKREYGPGQHGQRRKQKPSDFSVQLMAKQKLKGYYGNISEKQFRKYYDEAVRRKGDTSENLIDLLERRLDAVIYRLKFAMTPFAARQFVSHGHVTVNGRKVNIPSFLVRDGDVIEVRERSKHLAIVLDAAQSGERDVPEYVEVDHRQMKGKFLRTPRLSDVPYPVQMEPNLVVEFYSR, from the coding sequence ATGAGCAAGCGCCAAGAGAGCAAATATAAAATTAACCGCCGCCTGGGCGTCAACTTGTGGGGCCGCGCGAAGTCGCCGGTCAACAAGCGTGAATATGGCCCGGGTCAGCACGGTCAGCGCCGTAAGCAGAAGCCGTCGGACTTCTCCGTACAGCTGATGGCGAAGCAGAAGCTGAAGGGCTATTACGGCAACATCAGCGAGAAGCAGTTCCGCAAGTATTACGATGAGGCCGTGCGCCGCAAGGGTGATACCTCCGAGAACCTGATCGACCTGCTGGAGCGTCGCCTGGATGCGGTGATCTACCGCCTGAAGTTCGCGATGACGCCGTTTGCGGCGCGTCAGTTCGTCAGCCACGGCCACGTGACGGTCAATGGCCGCAAGGTCAACATCCCGTCCTTCCTGGTGCGTGATGGCGATGTGATCGAAGTGCGTGAGCGCTCCAAGCATCTCGCGATCGTGCTCGACGCCGCTCAGAGCGGCGAGCGTGACGTTCCCGAGTATGTGGAAGTCGATCATCGCCAGATGAAGGGCAAGTTCCTGCGCACGCCGCGCTTGTCGGACGTGCCCTATCCGGTGCAGATGGAACCGAACCTGGTCGTCGAGTTCTACTCGCGCTAA
- a CDS encoding peptide chain release factor 3, whose translation MSETAQASAAPTSIQSEIARRRTFAIISHPDAGKTTLTERILRAGGAIQLAGNVRAKGERRRTKSDWMGIERDRGISVVTSVMTFEYGDCVFNLLDTPGHEDFSEDTYRTLTAVDCAIMVIDAAKGIEARTRKLFEICRLRDIPIVTFINKMDREAQDSFALLDEIASTLALDTSPATWPVGRAAQFVGTYDIRTRELHGPAKELPQSDPRMVALSEELELVEAALPPFDREAFDAGHLTPVFFGSAMKEIGVTDLLDALVAYGPAPRAQPSESREVKADEGQVTALIFKIQANMDPNHRDRMAFARVCSGRLTRGMRLRHVRTGKQFALHTPQFFFARDRQLAEEAFGGDVVGIPNHGTLRIGDTLSESEDLRFTGVPHFAPEILRRVRLDDAMKAKKLRQALVELAEEGVVQLFRPQDGLPPIVGVVGTLQLDVLQSRLKGEYGVSIGFESTPFTMARWITGDRAKVEAFAMTNRSSMADDLDGDPVFLSSSAFMMRRTVEMNPDLAFHDIKQIGLASVN comes from the coding sequence ATGTCCGAAACCGCTCAGGCCTCTGCCGCTCCCACCAGCATCCAAAGCGAAATTGCCCGCCGTCGCACCTTCGCTATCATTTCTCACCCGGACGCCGGTAAGACGACACTGACCGAGCGCATTCTGCGTGCGGGTGGCGCCATTCAGTTGGCGGGAAACGTGCGTGCCAAAGGCGAGCGCCGCCGGACGAAGTCGGACTGGATGGGCATCGAGCGCGATCGCGGTATTTCCGTCGTGACTTCGGTGATGACGTTCGAGTATGGCGATTGCGTTTTCAACTTGCTCGATACGCCGGGCCATGAGGACTTCTCGGAAGATACGTATCGTACGCTGACGGCCGTGGATTGTGCGATCATGGTGATCGACGCCGCCAAAGGTATCGAGGCACGCACGCGCAAGCTGTTCGAAATCTGCCGTCTTCGCGATATTCCGATCGTCACCTTCATCAATAAGATGGACCGAGAAGCGCAGGATAGCTTTGCGCTGCTTGATGAAATCGCATCCACTCTGGCGCTCGATACGTCGCCCGCGACTTGGCCCGTCGGTCGCGCCGCGCAGTTCGTTGGGACATACGATATTCGCACGCGGGAACTTCATGGCCCTGCGAAGGAGCTGCCGCAGTCCGACCCGCGCATGGTGGCGCTTTCGGAAGAATTGGAACTCGTGGAAGCAGCATTGCCTCCTTTCGATCGGGAGGCATTCGACGCTGGGCATCTGACGCCGGTTTTCTTCGGTAGCGCCATGAAAGAAATCGGTGTGACCGATTTGCTGGATGCTCTCGTGGCGTACGGTCCCGCCCCACGCGCGCAGCCAAGCGAAAGCCGCGAAGTTAAAGCGGACGAGGGACAAGTCACGGCGTTGATTTTCAAAATCCAGGCTAACATGGACCCGAATCATCGGGACCGCATGGCTTTTGCGCGCGTTTGCTCGGGCCGCCTGACGCGGGGAATGCGCTTGCGCCATGTCCGCACCGGGAAGCAATTCGCTCTACATACGCCGCAATTCTTCTTCGCGCGGGACCGTCAGTTAGCGGAAGAAGCGTTCGGTGGCGATGTGGTGGGTATCCCTAACCATGGCACCTTACGGATTGGAGATACGCTCTCCGAAAGCGAAGATTTACGCTTTACCGGCGTTCCCCACTTCGCGCCGGAAATTCTTCGCCGCGTTCGCTTGGACGATGCCATGAAAGCGAAGAAGCTTCGACAGGCTCTTGTGGAGTTGGCGGAGGAGGGGGTCGTGCAGCTTTTCCGGCCCCAAGATGGCTTGCCGCCAATCGTGGGCGTTGTCGGAACGCTTCAGTTGGACGTTCTGCAGTCCCGCCTTAAAGGCGAATACGGAGTATCCATCGGTTTCGAATCCACGCCATTCACCATGGCACGTTGGATCACGGGCGATCGGGCGAAGGTAGAAGCTTTCGCTATGACCAATCGCTCTTCCATGGCGGATGATCTCGATGGAGATCCAGTCTTTCTGTCTAGTTCGGCATTCATGATGCGTCGAACGGTCGAAATGAACCCGGATCTCGCTTTCCACGACATTAAGCAGATTGGTTTGGCGTCAGTTAACTGA
- the cysS gene encoding cysteine--tRNA ligase has protein sequence MASSKHILSLHDSHTRRKREFIPLDPTNVRVYYCGPTVYDDVHIGNLRAMLSADILVRLLRTLYPKVVFVRNITDVDDKITARARANGEDIATLTTRTALDFHKDVAEIGILPPDIEPRATHHITDMLDMIARLIATGHAYEAEGHVLFSVREFSSYGQLSGRSLDDLVAGARVEVAPYKRDPGDFVLWKPSTPDQPGWDSPYGRGRPGWHIECSAMSHRYLGESFDIHGGGDDLLFPHHENERAQSLCCYPGSKFANYWLHNAMLLSNGEKMSKSLGNFFTIRQVIARAPAEALRLLFLGAHYRSVLDFTWEKLEDAKRTLDRFYRALERTPPQPDATTVPDAVLEALCDDLNTPLAIAALHPLADAAMQGDVAAASALQASGGLLGIFTQSPDAWFRAGADETAIEKLIQDRLTARKSRDFARADAIRNELSEQGIILEDGPQGTIWRRA, from the coding sequence ATGGCCAGTTCCAAACATATCTTGTCGCTGCACGATAGTCACACACGCCGGAAGCGGGAATTCATCCCTCTCGATCCTACGAATGTGCGCGTCTATTATTGCGGCCCGACCGTGTATGACGATGTTCATATCGGGAACCTGCGGGCCATGCTCAGCGCCGATATTCTGGTGCGCCTTCTCCGCACGCTCTATCCGAAAGTGGTCTTCGTCCGGAACATTACGGATGTGGACGATAAAATTACCGCTCGCGCGCGTGCGAATGGGGAAGATATCGCCACGCTCACCACCCGCACGGCGCTGGATTTCCATAAGGATGTCGCCGAAATCGGCATCCTTCCGCCCGATATCGAACCGCGCGCCACGCATCATATCACCGATATGCTCGATATGATCGCACGGCTGATCGCCACCGGCCACGCTTACGAGGCCGAAGGACACGTGCTTTTCTCCGTGCGCGAATTCTCCTCCTATGGGCAGCTTTCGGGCCGCTCGCTGGACGATCTCGTCGCGGGCGCGCGCGTCGAAGTGGCGCCCTATAAGCGCGATCCGGGCGATTTCGTTTTGTGGAAACCTTCCACGCCGGATCAGCCAGGTTGGGACAGCCCTTACGGTCGTGGCCGCCCAGGATGGCATATCGAATGTTCGGCCATGTCTCATCGCTATCTTGGCGAGAGTTTCGACATTCATGGCGGTGGGGACGATCTGCTCTTCCCCCACCATGAAAACGAACGCGCGCAATCCTTGTGCTGCTACCCCGGCAGCAAATTCGCCAATTACTGGCTGCACAACGCCATGTTGCTCTCCAATGGCGAAAAAATGTCCAAATCGTTGGGGAATTTCTTCACCATACGGCAGGTCATCGCCCGCGCCCCGGCGGAAGCGCTTCGGCTGCTTTTCCTCGGCGCGCATTACCGCTCCGTTCTCGACTTTACATGGGAGAAGTTGGAGGACGCCAAACGCACGCTGGACCGCTTCTACCGCGCGCTGGAGCGGACGCCACCGCAACCGGACGCCACCACCGTGCCGGATGCAGTTCTGGAAGCGCTGTGCGACGATCTCAACACTCCGCTGGCCATCGCCGCGCTGCATCCCCTCGCCGATGCCGCCATGCAGGGTGATGTCGCGGCGGCTTCGGCTCTCCAAGCCAGCGGTGGCCTGCTAGGCATCTTCACGCAATCGCCCGACGCATGGTTCCGTGCCGGAGCGGACGAAACCGCCATTGAGAAATTGATACAGGATCGGCTGACGGCACGAAAATCCCGCGATTTCGCGCGTGCCGACGCCATTCGCAACGAACTCTCCGAGCAAGGCATTATTTTGGAAGACGGCCCCCAAGGCACGATCTGGAGGCGCGCATGA